TTTGTAGAACCTCTATCACTTGTAATAATCTATCACAAGATTTTGTATAGGTTGTTGATGAGCTTATTAGGTGAATAAAATGTCATCTGATCTTAGTGAATTCTTAAACTACTTATATAATGAGCTTAGAAGGCTGTCAAATAAGGTGGATAGTCTAAGCTATAGCGTTACAACAGCTGTATCAACAATACACTCTAGAATTGAGTCTTTAGAGAGAACAGTTGCTAATATAGTAATAGAACTTGGAAGGATTGAAAAATCTTTACAAATACTAAATAAGAGAATAGAAAATGTAAGAAAAGAATTAGAAAAAGAGATAAGTGCAACTAGAGTATATCTGGAGCAGAGGATAGAAAATGTAAGAATAGAGCTAAATAATCAGATCAATGCTACAAGAACATATTTAGAGGGTAGAATAGTTGAGACAGAAAAGAGACTCAATGAACGTATAGATAAAACTGAACAAAGACTTGATCAACATTTAGCAGAACAGGATAGGGTACTTGAAATTCATGGTGAAGGACTACTAGGTTCTGTAGTAATGCAGCTGATGAACAGTTTAATACCTAGAATAACACCTACAACACATGTTGTTGTAGGACAATTCAATTCGTATCCATTGATTGTTATAGAGGAGGCAGACTACATATATATGGTCTATATAGTAAAAGAAGAAGACCAAGGTCTAATTGAGCAGATTAGATTGTTTGAGGATTCTCTTCGCAGATATACAGGTAAGGATGTTAAGAGATATATACTTGCGATGAAGCCAAAGGAAGAAACACCTCTATGGCTAGCAAGAATACTGGATGAAACTTCTCAGCTTTCTAGTTCTAGACATTGAACTTTACAGAGATCTATAGTTATTTTATCTTCAAAAATTTGAAAATAAGAATAAATAGAATGTATCTTGATGTTTTAATCTATTAGTTTATATATAACCTCCCTTGCTTTACCTGAGAGATCTTTCACAATGGTCTTTGTAATTGACCGTTCTTTTTCTTCGTGGTCTTTAAATCTATATGTATAGACAATATACTGCATATCACCTTCTGTATACTCCCTCTTTTCACTAATTTCACCTCCTGTTAGAGTTTCAATTATTGAATCCATATCTGCTCTCTTAGAATCCGTTGGTTTCACTCTTACTGAACCCTCCTTCAGCTCTATGATAAGTGAAGCTATTTTACCTATCTGCTTCTCCTCTCTAAATAATTGTGATACTGAATACTCTCCAAGATCTGACCTTAGTAGTGCTATAAGCAGGTTTCGAAATCCTCTTGCTTTGATATATTTTGATGGGGAGATATCTGGAAGCTTTATACTGGCTCCACTACTTAGCGCTTCTTTAAGTAGATTGAGCCACTCATCTACACTACCCTCAATGAGTAGGCGTTGATCTATAACTATAGTACTTGGCTGTGGTTTAGCTAACGGCTTCTCCTCTACTACTTTCTCTATTTTCACTATCTCTTTCTCTGCCTCCCTAGGCTTTTCTCTTTCTACACCTAGCTCAGATATTAATTGAGAGGCAATTCCTCGTAGTGCCTCTAAATTTATCTCTGGAAGCCGTTTATCTACTTCCTCCCCAAATTTATCTGGATTCTCAATGAGTTTTCTCCATACATCATTACCCAAATGCTCTTTAAACAGTCTCTCATGATCCTTAACAAACTCGATAATGTCGATTGCATATAGCTTATATCTAAGAGTATTCAACTGCTCTTTTAGGCTTGTAATCCTTATTACAAGATGTTCACATTCAGCACTAGATCCACACCTATCTTTCAGTCCCTCTAAATACTTTAGCTCCTCTTCTAATCTCTTAAGATCCTCACCCGTCCTTATTCTCTCTCTCCTTAGTTCATCAATTGATAAATCGAATATGCTCCTCCTCCACATCTTATAGGTTAGCTGTATAGCAACTGCTACAAAACCTACAGGGATAGATATGCCTAGAGCTATGGATAA
Above is a genomic segment from Ignisphaera aggregans DSM 17230 containing:
- a CDS encoding hypothetical protein (KEGG: bbz:BbuZS7_AC14 repeat motif-containing protein~SPTR: B7AAH6 Apolipoprotein A1/A4/E); its protein translation is MSSDLSEFLNYLYNELRRLSNKVDSLSYSVTTAVSTIHSRIESLERTVANIVIELGRIEKSLQILNKRIENVRKELEKEISATRVYLEQRIENVRIELNNQINATRTYLEGRIVETEKRLNERIDKTEQRLDQHLAEQDRVLEIHGEGLLGSVVMQLMNSLIPRITPTTHVVVGQFNSYPLIVIEEADYIYMVYIVKEEDQGLIEQIRLFEDSLRRYTGKDVKRYILAMKPKEETPLWLARILDETSQLSSSRH
- a CDS encoding hypothetical protein (KEGG: viral A-type inclusion protein); the encoded protein is MDNLNTVTKILSEIGRAVSSVLSIALGISIPVGFVAVAIQLTYKMWRRSIFDLSIDELRRERIRTGEDLKRLEEELKYLEGLKDRCGSSAECEHLVIRITSLKEQLNTLRYKLYAIDIIEFVKDHERLFKEHLGNDVWRKLIENPDKFGEEVDKRLPEINLEALRGIASQLISELGVEREKPREAEKEIVKIEKVVEEKPLAKPQPSTIVIDQRLLIEGSVDEWLNLLKEALSSGASIKLPDISPSKYIKARGFRNLLIALLRSDLGEYSVSQLFREEKQIGKIASLIIELKEGSVRVKPTDSKRADMDSIIETLTGGEISEKREYTEGDMQYIVYTYRFKDHEEKERSITKTIVKDLSGKAREVIYKLID